One stretch of Nitrosococcus watsonii C-113 DNA includes these proteins:
- a CDS encoding flagellar hook assembly protein FlgD yields the protein MVTATSSSSEIYKELGLVRPPDKKAQNTELGLEQFLKLMTAQLNNQDPFKPMDNSTFLSQVAQFGTVKGIQDLQTSFKEVSGSLQSNQALQASGLVGRSVLVPSAEGSLEAGGSIRGAVELPSGVTSPQLKIFDQAGQLVRTVDLGDDQTGTVQFAWDGFKEDGTPATPGRYQFKVEGASGGSTQAFPTFAATRVDSVVIGEGSEGLTLNLTGQGSVPFNQVKEIL from the coding sequence ATGGTTACTGCGACCTCTTCCAGTTCAGAGATTTATAAAGAGTTAGGTTTGGTCCGTCCGCCCGATAAAAAAGCACAAAATACCGAGTTGGGGTTAGAGCAATTTTTGAAATTGATGACGGCCCAGCTTAATAATCAGGACCCTTTTAAGCCTATGGATAACAGTACCTTCCTTAGTCAGGTGGCCCAGTTTGGAACAGTCAAGGGTATACAGGATTTGCAAACTTCTTTTAAAGAGGTTAGCGGTTCCCTTCAGTCCAACCAGGCGCTACAGGCATCGGGACTCGTGGGTCGTTCGGTGTTAGTGCCCTCAGCGGAAGGTTCCCTGGAAGCAGGTGGTTCAATCCGGGGGGCGGTAGAACTCCCTTCAGGTGTCACCAGCCCACAACTGAAAATTTTTGATCAGGCAGGGCAGTTGGTCAGAACCGTGGATTTGGGAGATGACCAAACGGGGACCGTGCAGTTTGCCTGGGATGGGTTCAAAGAGGATGGTACGCCAGCAACCCCAGGGCGCTATCAGTTTAAAGTGGAAGGCGCAAGCGGGGGAAGTACGCAAGCCTTTCCGACTTTTGCCGCCACCCGGGTGGACAGCGTGGTTATCGGAGAAGGCAGCGAGGGATTAACCCTCAACTTAACCGGGCAGGGTTCGGTACCTTTTAATCAAGTGAAAGAAATTTTATAG
- the flgC gene encoding flagellar basal body rod protein FlgC — MSLFKVFDIAGTAMSAQTLRLNTTASNLANADSVSSSIHQTYRARQPVFATLLDELNPAAPAGGVQVLGVVESGAPLQQEYAPDHPMANEAGYIFHPNVNSIEEMANMISASRSYQNNVEMANTSKQLLLRTLQLGQ, encoded by the coding sequence ATGTCGTTGTTTAAAGTTTTTGATATTGCTGGAACCGCCATGAGCGCTCAAACCCTACGACTCAATACTACCGCCAGCAATTTGGCTAACGCCGATAGTGTAAGCAGCAGCATTCATCAAACTTATCGCGCTCGTCAGCCAGTATTCGCAACTTTGCTGGACGAGCTTAACCCGGCAGCTCCCGCTGGCGGAGTTCAGGTGCTAGGCGTGGTGGAGAGTGGCGCGCCGCTGCAGCAAGAATATGCCCCGGATCATCCCATGGCCAATGAAGCTGGCTATATTTTCCATCCCAATGTTAATTCCATTGAGGAAATGGCCAATATGATTTCCGCTTCCCGAAGCTATCAGAACAACGTGGAAATGGCCAATACATCTAAACAATTGCTTCTGCGTACCCTGCAATTGGGTCAATAG
- the flgB gene encoding flagellar basal body rod protein FlgB: MSISFDAALGIYPQAVTLGSRRAEILAANLANGDTPGYKARDIDFKAALQQAQGQGLSLQATHAGHLSHSLGQFPGDEALYRIPQQASLDGNTVDSQVEHSEFMQNALQYQASLHFLSGKFKGLLSALRGE, from the coding sequence ATGTCTATTTCCTTTGACGCGGCCCTGGGAATTTATCCCCAAGCTGTGACTCTCGGATCCCGGCGCGCCGAAATATTGGCGGCTAATCTTGCCAATGGAGATACTCCCGGCTATAAAGCTCGGGATATTGATTTTAAGGCTGCCTTGCAACAAGCCCAGGGACAGGGCTTGTCCCTCCAGGCAACCCACGCCGGGCACCTATCCCATTCCTTAGGACAATTCCCCGGTGACGAAGCGCTTTACCGCATCCCCCAGCAGGCATCCCTTGACGGTAACACCGTGGATAGTCAGGTGGAGCACAGCGAATTCATGCAGAATGCGCTCCAATATCAAGCTAGCCTCCATTTTCTAAGCGGCAAATTCAAAGGGTTATTATCAGCCCTGAGGGGAGAATAG
- a CDS encoding SirB2 family protein, whose protein sequence is MNVYLTLKYIHLTSIVTTLVLFVGRGLWMLSSSPYLQQRWVRIVPPIVDTVLLASAIGLTLVLHQYPFVNDWLTAKILALIGYIVFGSIALKYGRTRTIRIGAGCIALILFAYMVWVARSKTPFPWLL, encoded by the coding sequence ATGAATGTATACTTAACGCTTAAATATATCCACCTCACAAGTATAGTGACCACTTTGGTGTTGTTTGTTGGGCGCGGCTTATGGATGCTTTCTTCTTCCCCTTATTTACAACAACGCTGGGTGCGCATTGTCCCCCCTATTGTAGATACGGTGTTATTAGCAAGCGCCATTGGTTTGACGCTGGTGCTGCATCAATACCCCTTCGTTAATGATTGGCTTACAGCGAAAATTCTTGCCCTGATCGGGTATATCGTTTTTGGTAGTATCGCCCTGAAGTATGGTCGAACCCGGACTATCCGCATTGGTGCGGGATGTATCGCTCTGATTTTATTTGCTTATATGGTTTGGGTTGCCCGTAGCAAGACTCCTTTCCCCTGGCTTTTGTAG